The DNA region CGACCTGCGTCAGACCCGGCGCCGGCTCACCGACCTGGAGACGCGGGCGCACGAACCCATCGCCGTCGTGGCGACCGCCTGCCGAATGCCCGGCGGCGTGCGCACCCCCGAGGACCTGTGGCAGGTCGTGGCCGACGGCGTCGACACCGTCTCGGACCTGCCGACCGACCGGGGCTGGGACATCGACGCCCTGTACGACCCGGACCCCGAGCGGCTCGGTACGAGCTACGTCCGCCAGGGCGCCTTCCTGCACGACGCCGCCGAGTTCGACGCCGGTTTCTTCGAGATCTCACCGCGTGAGGCGACGGCGATGGACCCCCAGCAGCGGCTGCTGCTGGAGACCACCTGGGAAGCCTTCGAACGGGCCGGCATCGACCCCACCACCCTGCGCGGCAGCTCCACCGGCGTCTTCATCGGCGCCAGCAACCAGGCGTACGCCGTCGACGGCACCGGCGCCCCCGAGGGCGTCGAGGGCCACCTCCTCACCGGCGGTTCCGCCGCGGTCCTGTCCGGCCGTATCGCCTACAGCCTCGGCTTCGAAGGTCCCGCCGTCAGCCTCGACACCATGTGCTCGTCCTCGCTGGTCGCCCTGCATCTCGCGGTCCGCGCCCTGCGCTCGGGTGAGTGCTCGATGGCGGTCGCCGGCGGCGCCACCGTCATGGCCACCATGCGCAACTTCATCGAGTTCAGCCGCCAGCGCGGTCTCGCGCCCGACGGCCGCTGCAAGCCCTTCGCCGCCGGAGCCGACGGCACCGGCTGGGGCGAGGGCGTGGGCGTGCTGCTGCTGGAGCGGTTGTCGGACGCGCGGGCGCAGGGCCACCAGGTCCTCGCGGTGATACGGGGCTCGGCCATCAACCAGGACGGCGCCTCCAACGGGCTGACCGCGCCCAACGGTCCCTCGCAGCAGCGGGTCATCCGCGCGGCGCTGGCGGACGCCGGGTTGTCGGGGGCGGACGTGGACGTGGTGGAGGCGCACGGCACCGGGACCAGGCTGGGTGACCCGATCGAGGCGCAGGCCCTGCTCGCCACGTACGGCAAGGAACGCGACGCCGACCGTCCGCTGTGGATCGGCTCCCTGAAGTCCAACATCGGCCACACGCAGGCCGCTTCGGGTGTCGCCGGCGTCATCAAGATGGTCGAGGCCCTGCGGCACGGCATCCTCCCCAGATCCCTGCACGCCGACGAGCTCACCCCGCACGTCGACTGGTCCGCCGGAACCCTGCGCCTGCTCACCGAGGCCGTCGAGTGGCCCCAGCACGACCGGCCGCGCCGCGTCGGCGTCTCCTCCTTCGGCGGCAGCGGCACCAACGCCCACGTCGTCATCGAACAGGCACCCGCCATCGAGCAGCCGCAGGCCCCCGTTGCCGTACGGCCCGGCGCCGTCGTCCCGTGGCTGCTGTCCGCACGCTCGGAGACCGCGCTGAGGGAACAGGCGCAGCGGCTCGCCGAGCGCGTGCCGTCCGCGGACCTCGGCATCGCGGACGTCGCCCACACCCTCGCCACGGGCCGCGCCGCCCTGGAGGAACGGGCGGTCGTCGTCGGCGCCGACCGCGACACCCTGCTCAACGCCCTGCGCGCCCTGGCCCGCGGCGAACAGCCCGCCCATACCGCACGCGGTCTCACCACGAGTCCCGGCGAGAGCGTCGACCCGGTGTTCGTGTTTCCGGGGCAGGGGGCGCAGTGGGTGGGGATGGCGGTGGAGTTGTTGGAGTCGTCGCCGGTGTTCGCGGCTCGGTTCGCGGAGTGTGGTGGGGCGTTGTCGCGGTTTGTGGAGTGGTCGTTGACGGATGTGGTGCGGGGGGAGGTGGGTGCGCCGGGTCTGGATCGGGTGGATGTGGTGCAGCCGGTGTTGTGGGCGGTGATGGTGTCGCTGGCGGCGGTGTGGGAGTCGTTCGGGGTGCGGCCGGCTGCTGTGGTGGGTCATTCGCAGGGTGAGATCGCTGCGGCGGTGGTGTCGGGTGCGTTGAGTGTCGAGGACGGGGCGCGGGTGGTGGCGTTGCGGTCGAGGGCGATCGTGGCGTTGGCGGGGCGTGGTGGCATGGTGTCTGTCGCTCTGTCCCGTCGGGACACCGAGCGGTTGATTGCCGGGTGGGAGGGTCGTGTTTCGGTTGCCGCGGTGAATGGGCCTTCGTCGACGGTGGTGTCGGGGGACGCGGACGCGCTCGACGAACTGGTTGTCCACGCGGAGAGGGTGGGCACGCGGGTGCGTCGTATTGAGGTGGACTATGCCTCGCACTCGGCTCATGTGGAGTGTGTTGAAGGTGAGTTGGGGGAGGTTCTGTCGCCGGTCGTGGCGGGTGAGCCGGTGGTGCCGTTCTTGTCGACGGTGACGGGTGAGTGGGTCAGGGGGGGTGAGACTGATGCGGGTTACTGGTATCGCAACCTGCGTCAGCCGGTGTTGCTTGAGCCCGTGATCGCCGCGTTGGTCGCGGATGGTCATGGCGCGTTCTTGGAGATGAGCCCGCATCCGGTGCTGACGGTGCCGGTGGCGGAGACGGTGGAGGCGGCGGGCGTCGATGCGGTGGTGGTGGGTTCCCTGCGTCGGGGTGAGGGTGGCCTGGAGCGTCTGTACGTGTCGATGGGTGAGGCGTGGGCGCGGGGCGTTGATGTCGACTGGACGGCCGCCTTCGACGGGCTGACTCCGCGCCGCGTCGAGCTTCCCACCTACCCCTTCCAGCGGCGGCGTTACTGGCTGGACGCGCCGTCGAAGTCCGGGCAGCACGCCGCCGCCGATCCGGTGGAGGAGCAGTTCTGGCGGACCGTGGAGGAAGGAGACCCACAGGAAATCGCCCGGACGCTGGGACTGGGACCGGAGACGGCCGAGGGACTCGGTGAGATCGTCCCGGCGCTGTCCGCGTGGCGACGGGCGGGCAAGGACCGGGCCACGGTCGACAGTTGGCGCTACCGGGTGGTCTGGCGGCCCTACGACCTGCCCGCCGCCGGCACCCTGAACGGCACCTGGCTCCTCGCCGTCCCCGAAACGCACCTGGGCTCCTCTCTGGTCGCGGACGTCAGCCGGGCCCTCGGCCGGGCGGGCGCGTCCACGGTCACCCTCGTCATGGACGCCGGTGACCTGGACCGGGGACGAGCCGCCGCACGCCTCACGGACGCCGTGTCCGTCACGGCGCCCGCACCCGTGCAGGGCGTGGTCTCCCTGCTCGCGCTCGACGAGCGGGCCGCCCCCGGTCACCCGGGTGCCACCGCCGGCATGACCTCCTCCCTCGTCCTGCTCCAGGCACTGCTGGACACCGAGATGGACGCCAGACTGTGGATTCTGACCAGCGAAGCCGTCGCCACCGGCACCGGTGACGCCGTCCGCAACCCGCTCCAGGGCGCCCTGTGGGGATTCGGCCGGGTCGTCGCGCTGGAGCAGCCCCGGCGGTGGGGCGGACTCGTCGACCTGCCCGCCGAGCTGGACGAGGACACCGCGCGTGGACTCGTCGCGGTGCTCGCCGCCCACGCCGACGAGGACCAGACGGCGCTGCGCGGCCGGGCCGCGCACATCCGCCGCCTGGTCCGGGCGCCGCTCGCCGGCCGGACCGCGCCGCGCGCGTGGCGCACCAGCGGCGCCGCGCTCGTCACCGGCGGAACCGGTGGCCTCGGCGCCCACACGGCCCGGCTGCTCGCCCGCAGGGGCGCCGAGCACCTGGTGCTGACCAGCCGCCGTGGGCCGGACGCGCCCGGAGCGGCCGAGCTGCGGGAGGAACTGACCGCGCTGGGCTGCCGGGTCACCATCGCGGCCTGCGACGTGGCCGACCGTGAGGCCCTGGAACGCCTGGTGGAGGAGATCGAGTCGGACGGGCCCGCCGTCCGGACCGTCGTGCACACCGCCGGCGTCGGCATGCTCGCCCCCCTCGCGGAGACCGAGCTCGACTTCTTCGCCGAGGGCGCCCGCGCCAAGCTGCTCGGCGCGGCGAACCTCGACGCCGTCTTCGACCACGACCGGCTGGACGCCTTCGTCCTCTACTCGTCCGTCGCCGGCACCTGGGGCAGCGGCGACCACGGCGCCTACTCGGCCTCCAACGCCTACGTCGACGCGCTCGCCGAGCACCGCAGGGCGCGCGGCCTGACCGGGACGTCCATCGCATGGGGCATCTGGAGCCCCGAGGGCGGCGGGATGGCCGTCAACGTCGTGCGTGAGCAGCTGCGGTGGCGCGGCATCCCCTTCATGGACGCCGAACTGGCCGTCAACGGACTCCAGCAGGCTCTCGACCACGACGAGACCTTCCTCGCCGTCGCCGACATCGACTGGGAACGCTTCGTTCCCGTCTTCACCGCCGCGCACCCCCGGCCGCTGCTGCACGAGATCCCCGAGGTCGCCGAAGCCACGAAGGCCGGCGAACCCGAGGGGACCGAGGTCGCAGAACGGCTCGGCGGACTGCGCGCGGAACTCGCGGCCCTGTCGGGCGCCGAGCGCGTCCGGACCCTCACCGACCTCGTGCGCGCCCAGGTCGCATCCGTCCTCGGCCACGCCGACGGCACCGACATCGCACCCCAACGGGCGTTTCGCGAGCTGGGGTTCGACTCCCTCACCGCCGTCGAACTGCGCAACCGCCTCAACTCGGCGACCGGACTGACCCTCCCCGCGACGATCGTCTTCGACCACCCCAATGTGCACGACCTCGTCCAGCACCTGCTCGGACACCTCGCCGCCGACGCGTCTGAGGACCGGGCCGCCGCCCTGCCCGCCACGCCGGTGAACCGCCCGGCGCACGAGAACGAACCCATCGCGATCGTCTCGATGGGCTGCCGCTTCCCCGGCGGAGCGCAGACGCCCGACGACTTCTGGCGGCTCGTCCTGGACGAGACCGACGCCATCTCCCACCTGCCCGTCGACCGCGGCTGGGACGTGGTGAACCTGTACGACCCCGACCCGGACCGGCCCGGCACCACATACGCCCGGGAAGGCGGATTCCTCCACGACGCCGCCGAGTTCGACGCCGGCTTCTTCGGTGTCTCACCTCGTGAGGCGACGGCGATGGACCCGCAGCAGCGGCTGCTGCTCGAGACCAGCTGGGAGACCCTGGAGCGCGGCGGCATCGCCCCCGACAGTCTGCGGGGCAGCGACACCGGCGTCTTCGTCGGCGTGTCCCACCAGGGCTACGGTGCGAGCGGCGAGGCGCCCGAAGGGCTGGAAGGGCACCTGATCACCGGCACCGTCACCAGCATCGCCTCCGGCCGCGTCTCCTACACCCTGGGCCTGGAGGGGCCGGCCGTGACGCTGGACACCGGCTGCTCCTCCGCACTCGTCGCCATGCACCTGGCCATCCGCTCGCTGCGCTCCGGCGAGTGCTCCCTCGCCCTGACCGGCGGCGCCGCCGTGATGGGCGAACCGATCGGCCTGGTGGGCTTCAGCCGCCAGCGCGGTCTGGCGACGGACGGCCGCTGCAAGGCGTTCGGCGCCGAGGCCGACGGCATGGGCATGGCCGAGGGCGTGGGCGTGCTGCTCCTGGAACGTCTGTCGGACGCCCGGGCCAACGGGCACCAGGTCCTGGCCCTCGTCCGGGGATCGGCCATCAACCAGGACGGCGCCTCCAACGGCCTCACCGCGCCCAACGGCCTGTCCCAGCAGCGCGTCATCCGGTCCGCGCTCGCGGACGCCGGCCTGTCCGCCGCGGACATCGACGTGGTGGAGGCGCACGGCACCGGCACCAGGCTGGGCGACCCGATCGAGGCGCAGGCCCTGCTCGCGACCTACGGCCAGGAGCACGACGCCGACCGTCCGCTGTGGCTGGGCTCGGTGAAGTCCAACATCGGCCACACACAGGCCGCTTCGGGTGTCGCCGGCGTCATCAAGATGGTGCAGGCCATGCGCCACGGCACCCTGCCGAGGACCCTGCACGCCGACGCGATCTCCCCGTTCGTCGACTGGTCGACCGGACACGTCGAGGTCCTCACCGACTCCCGCCCCTGGCACACGGACGACCGTCCCCGTCGTGCCGCAGTCTCCTCCTTCGGGGTCAGCGGCACCAACGCCCACGTCATCCTCGAACAGCCCGCCCCGGACACGGAGTCCACCGTGCCGACCCCGGACACCGCCGGCACCGTCGTGCCGTGGCTGGTCTCCGCCCGCTCCGCGGACGCGCTGCGTGCCCAGGCCGAGCGACTGCTGTCCCATCTGGCGGACAGCGCACCCGACCACGGGGACGTGGCGCACTCTCTGCTCACGGGCCGCGCCGCCCTGGAGGAACGGGCGGTCGTCGTCGGCGCCCGCCGCGACACCCTCCTCGCCGGACTCCGGTCCCTCGCCACCGGCACCACCGCACCCGGCCTCGCCCGGGGCACCACCCAACGCATCGGCGAGAGCGTCGACCCGGTGTTCGTGTTTCCGGGGCAGGGGGCGCAGTGGGTGGGGATGGCGGTGGAGTTGTTGGAGTCGTCGCCGGTGTTCGCGGCTCGGTTCGCGGAGTGTGGTGGGGCGTTGTCGCGGTTTGTGGAGTGGTCGTTGACGGATGTGGTGCGGGGGGAGGTGGGTGCGCCGGGTCTGGATCGGGTGGATGTGGTGCAGCCGGTGTTGTGGGCGGTGATGGTGTCGCTGGCGGCGGTGTGGGAGTCGTTCGGGGTGCGGCCGGCTGCTGTGGTGGGTCATTCGCAGGGTGAGATCGCTGCGGCGGTGGTGTCGGGTGCGTTGAGTGTCGAGGACGGGGCGCGGGTGGTGGCGTTGCGGTCGAGGGCGATCGTGGCGTTGGCGGGGCGTGGTGGCATGGTGTCTGTCGCTCTGTCCCGCCGGGACACCGAGCGGTTGATTGCCGGGTGGGAGGGTCGTGTTTCGGTTGCCGCGGTGAATGGGCCTTCGTCGACGGTGGTGTCGGGGGATGCGGACGCGCTCGACGAACTGGTTGTCCATGCGGGGAGGGTGGGCACGCGGGTGCGTCGTATTGAGGTGGACTATGCCTCGCACTCGGCTCATGTGGAGTGTGTTGAAGGTGAGTTGGGGGAGGTTCTGTCGCCGGTCGTGGCGGGTGAGCCGGTGGTGCCGTTCTTGTCGACGGTGACGGGTGAGTGGGTCAGGGGGGGTGAGACTGATGCGGGTTATTGGTATCGCAACCTGCGTCAGCCGGTGTTGCTTGAGCCCGTGATCGCCGCGTTGGTCGCGGATGGTCATGGCGCGTTCTTGGAGATGAGCCCGCATCCGGTGCTGACGGTGCCGGTGGCGGAGACGGTGGAGGCGGCGGGCGTCGATGCGGTGGTGGTGGGCTCTCTGCGTCGGGGTGAGGGTGGCCTGGAGCGTCTGTACGTGTCGATGGGTGAGGCGTGGGCGCGGGGCGTTGATGTCGACTGGACGGCCGCCTTCGACGGGCTGGCTCCGCGCCGCGTAGAGCTTCCCACCTACCCCTTCCAGCGGCGGCACTACTGGCTCGAACCGGTCGTCCGTCCGGCAGGTGCCGTGGCGGGGCGCGGTGCTGTGGACCTCGTCGACGACGGCTTCTGGAGCAGCGTGGAGAACCAGGACCTCGATGCCCTGGCCGAGGATCTCGGTGTCGCCGACGTCCGCTCGCTGGCGGAGATCGTGCCCGCCCTGTCGTCCTGGCGGCGGGACCGGATCACCCGCTCGACCCTCGACGGCTGGCGCTACCGGGTCATCTGGCGCCCCCGGGCCGACCAGCCCGCCCGCGTCGACACGCTCCCGGGTACCTGGCTGCTCGTCGTCCCCGCCGGACACGAGGCCGATCCCCTCGTACGGGACGTGACCGAGGCCGTCGAGACGTACGCGGCCGGTGCGCACGTCCTGGTCGTCGGGGCGGCCGAGGCCGAACGTGAGCGCA from Streptomyces sp. ALI-76-A includes:
- a CDS encoding type I polyketide synthase, which gives rise to MGNTDNTEDKLREYLKRVTTDLRQTRRRLTDLETRAHEPIAVVATACRMPGGVRTPEDLWQVVADGVDTVSDLPTDRGWDIDALYDPDPERLGTSYVRQGAFLHDAAEFDAGFFEISPREATAMDPQQRLLLETTWEAFERAGIDPTTLRGSSTGVFIGASNQAYAVDGTGAPEGVEGHLLTGGSAAVLSGRIAYSLGFEGPAVSLDTMCSSSLVALHLAVRALRSGECSMAVAGGATVMATMRNFIEFSRQRGLAPDGRCKPFAAGADGTGWGEGVGVLLLERLSDARAQGHQVLAVIRGSAINQDGASNGLTAPNGPSQQRVIRAALADAGLSGADVDVVEAHGTGTRLGDPIEAQALLATYGKERDADRPLWIGSLKSNIGHTQAASGVAGVIKMVEALRHGILPRSLHADELTPHVDWSAGTLRLLTEAVEWPQHDRPRRVGVSSFGGSGTNAHVVIEQAPAIEQPQAPVAVRPGAVVPWLLSARSETALREQAQRLAERVPSADLGIADVAHTLATGRAALEERAVVVGADRDTLLNALRALARGEQPAHTARGLTTSPGESVDPVFVFPGQGAQWVGMAVELLESSPVFAARFAECGGALSRFVEWSLTDVVRGEVGAPGLDRVDVVQPVLWAVMVSLAAVWESFGVRPAAVVGHSQGEIAAAVVSGALSVEDGARVVALRSRAIVALAGRGGMVSVALSRRDTERLIAGWEGRVSVAAVNGPSSTVVSGDADALDELVVHAERVGTRVRRIEVDYASHSAHVECVEGELGEVLSPVVAGEPVVPFLSTVTGEWVRGGETDAGYWYRNLRQPVLLEPVIAALVADGHGAFLEMSPHPVLTVPVAETVEAAGVDAVVVGSLRRGEGGLERLYVSMGEAWARGVDVDWTAAFDGLTPRRVELPTYPFQRRRYWLDAPSKSGQHAAADPVEEQFWRTVEEGDPQEIARTLGLGPETAEGLGEIVPALSAWRRAGKDRATVDSWRYRVVWRPYDLPAAGTLNGTWLLAVPETHLGSSLVADVSRALGRAGASTVTLVMDAGDLDRGRAAARLTDAVSVTAPAPVQGVVSLLALDERAAPGHPGATAGMTSSLVLLQALLDTEMDARLWILTSEAVATGTGDAVRNPLQGALWGFGRVVALEQPRRWGGLVDLPAELDEDTARGLVAVLAAHADEDQTALRGRAAHIRRLVRAPLAGRTAPRAWRTSGAALVTGGTGGLGAHTARLLARRGAEHLVLTSRRGPDAPGAAELREELTALGCRVTIAACDVADREALERLVEEIESDGPAVRTVVHTAGVGMLAPLAETELDFFAEGARAKLLGAANLDAVFDHDRLDAFVLYSSVAGTWGSGDHGAYSASNAYVDALAEHRRARGLTGTSIAWGIWSPEGGGMAVNVVREQLRWRGIPFMDAELAVNGLQQALDHDETFLAVADIDWERFVPVFTAAHPRPLLHEIPEVAEATKAGEPEGTEVAERLGGLRAELAALSGAERVRTLTDLVRAQVASVLGHADGTDIAPQRAFRELGFDSLTAVELRNRLNSATGLTLPATIVFDHPNVHDLVQHLLGHLAADASEDRAAALPATPVNRPAHENEPIAIVSMGCRFPGGAQTPDDFWRLVLDETDAISHLPVDRGWDVVNLYDPDPDRPGTTYAREGGFLHDAAEFDAGFFGVSPREATAMDPQQRLLLETSWETLERGGIAPDSLRGSDTGVFVGVSHQGYGASGEAPEGLEGHLITGTVTSIASGRVSYTLGLEGPAVTLDTGCSSALVAMHLAIRSLRSGECSLALTGGAAVMGEPIGLVGFSRQRGLATDGRCKAFGAEADGMGMAEGVGVLLLERLSDARANGHQVLALVRGSAINQDGASNGLTAPNGLSQQRVIRSALADAGLSAADIDVVEAHGTGTRLGDPIEAQALLATYGQEHDADRPLWLGSVKSNIGHTQAASGVAGVIKMVQAMRHGTLPRTLHADAISPFVDWSTGHVEVLTDSRPWHTDDRPRRAAVSSFGVSGTNAHVILEQPAPDTESTVPTPDTAGTVVPWLVSARSADALRAQAERLLSHLADSAPDHGDVAHSLLTGRAALEERAVVVGARRDTLLAGLRSLATGTTAPGLARGTTQRIGESVDPVFVFPGQGAQWVGMAVELLESSPVFAARFAECGGALSRFVEWSLTDVVRGEVGAPGLDRVDVVQPVLWAVMVSLAAVWESFGVRPAAVVGHSQGEIAAAVVSGALSVEDGARVVALRSRAIVALAGRGGMVSVALSRRDTERLIAGWEGRVSVAAVNGPSSTVVSGDADALDELVVHAGRVGTRVRRIEVDYASHSAHVECVEGELGEVLSPVVAGEPVVPFLSTVTGEWVRGGETDAGYWYRNLRQPVLLEPVIAALVADGHGAFLEMSPHPVLTVPVAETVEAAGVDAVVVGSLRRGEGGLERLYVSMGEAWARGVDVDWTAAFDGLAPRRVELPTYPFQRRHYWLEPVVRPAGAVAGRGAVDLVDDGFWSSVENQDLDALAEDLGVADVRSLAEIVPALSSWRRDRITRSTLDGWRYRVIWRPRADQPARVDTLPGTWLLVVPAGHEADPLVRDVTEAVETYAAGAHVLVVGAAEAERERMVDLIRQRTAGVTVGGVLSLLGLDESPWSREGVLPTGLVLTTTLLQALGDARIDAPVWCATRGAVTVHRGDPLVSPLQATNWGLGRIAALEYPQRWGGLVDLPETLDTRAARRLAAVLSGALEEDHVALRPSGLFARRLVRAGDGPRPEGTWRPSGTVLVTGGTGGLGRHVARWLARGGAEHLVLVSRRGPDAPGADGLVAELAELGTPASVVACDVSDAEAVRRLVDDLPGGGTLTAVFHTAGIIDDGLIDALTPQRAHDVLRPKADAALALDAATRHLDLDAFVLFSSMAGTLGGPGQGSYAAANAHLDALAARRRAEGLPATSIGWGTWAGGGMVGEEVAERLRHDGVPPMDPELAIASLQKALDQDEEFLIVADVDWKLITARAFAALRELPESRAGAVERTTEKESDPVDGPPLVKRLAALAPAERRAALVMEIRTQAAAVLGHTDADAVPEGRAFRDLGFDSLTAVELRNRFAEATGLRLPVTLAFDHPSASALAAHLDAELFGGQTADAALSTLPTASVDDDPVVIVGMGCRFPGGVTSPEDLWRIVAEGTDAITPFPGDRGWDIETLYDPDPDRTGHSYARHGGFLHDADRFDPAFFGISPREAVAIDPQHRLLLETSWETFERAGIDPEGMRGARAGVFVGSNYNDYARRVRQAPEELEGYLATGSASSVASGRVAYTFGLEGPAVTVDTACSSSLVALHLAAQALRAGECELALAGGVTVISTPDTFVEFSRQRALSPDGRCKPFAAEADGAGWAEGVGLLLLERLSDARRKGHPVLAVVAGSAVNQDGASNGLTAPSGPAQQRVIRQALASAGLSPADVDAVEAHGTGTRLGDPIEAQALLATYGQDRPADRPLWLGAVKSNIGHTQAASGVAGVIKMVMAMRHGVLPRTLHADRPSPHIDWSGGAVRLLAEERVWEAGDGPRRAGVSSFGVSGTNAHVILQEPEEVPAQPSPQSGDRPVRTLPWLLSARGVAALREQARRLLDHMAARPGTSPADLALSLATTRARLEDRAAVVADDSDALTEALTALAEGREHPRLITGRARGGRTAFLFSGQGAQRPETGRALYETHEVFADALDAVCAHLDGHLGTPLRDVLFAEPGSPRAALLDRTDYTQAALFAVQVALFRLLESLDVRPDVLLGHSVGEIAAAHVAGALTLEDACRLVAVRGRLMAGLPEGGAMISVQAGVTEVTPLLASYGGRVAVAADNSPLGTVLSGDEDDVTALAAELAGRGRKTRRLNVSHAFHSHRVDGMLDTFAEHTAHLRHQVPAVPVVSTVTGRPVTAGEPFDGAYWVRQVRDSVRFRDGIRALQEQGVTTYVEIGPGGTLTALAGECVDSDALLVPTLARDTEEGRSLASALARLHTHGHRVGWDTWFAPTGARRTDLPTYPFQRRRYWLEASGPDTPGPDAVRHPLLTAAVPLADGDGLVLTGTVSVDGRPWLADHALDGRVLFPGTAFLDLALEACAHVGAARVTDLTLNTPLVLPENGGVRIQVGVSAPDEKGDRTLTVHSRPATGDTADGPWTRHAEGVLGDSPAITGEPVPAAWPPPGATPVDVSGLYERIAARGFAYGPAFRGLRAAWRDGDSVYAEIAPEDGEHVQGTDRFRIHPALLDAALHTVALTVAEGTDTVVPFTFRDVTAHSAGPAALRVRLTPTAEDTHRVTLLDGGGAPVAEIGALALRAVDTTALPAAAGAGALHTLRWVPAAPAGPPADLTTPHLVGPAAELTGHPVLAGAVRHADPAALVTATAGSAVPSTVLAVVPASDQDTDPAEAARHTTGHALRLVTEWLAQDALAASRLVLLTRHAVTTGLGDAARTDPAQAAVWGLVRAARAENPGRFALVDHDGTAASLTLLPAVLAGEDSETALRDGAALVPRLTRATPGTDAPDAIGDGTVLVTGAGGVLARQVARHLVTAHGTRSLLLAGRRGPAAEGMSELCEELRGHGAHVTVAACDVADRDALTALLAQVPGDLPLTAVVHTAGVLDDGIVQSLTPERLDTVLRAKADAAVLLADLTRDTGAALVLFSSLAGTLGGAGQANYSAANAFLDAFAARAAAEGRRVQSLAWGLWAERSGMTGTLAEADRRRITRGGLRPMATADALALLDTALHCTRAWFAPADLDTGALRHLDVPVPDLLGDLVSARGRLTARTAPVAPAADPTGGGLAERLAGLDASARHRAVLEAVLAQAALVIGHDTPDSIDPERGFLDIGFDSLTAVELRNRLSTLAGVRLPATLMFDHPTPERLAAHLLERTAPAEPPAVSPVLDRLDELEAQFTDACADPALRDGLRLRLRTLLDRLDAGPAPVPDAALGGVPDLDSAVDEVSDDELRAFLEGDLDDA